One genomic segment of Gossypium arboreum isolate Shixiya-1 chromosome 3, ASM2569848v2, whole genome shotgun sequence includes these proteins:
- the LOC128290583 gene encoding uncharacterized protein LOC128290583 codes for MVLRTVEDKEVVVIGQCRNYLPNVISVLRAEKLMRKGCEAYLAYISDTEVKSPMVEELRTVKEFSDVFPKELPRLPPSREVEFGIELLPGTASVSIAPYRMEPKELVKLKAQIQELLDQGFIRPSVFPWGAPVLFVKKKDGALLMCIDYQQLKKLTIKNKYPLLSVDDLCDQFRGASVFLKIDLCLGYHQLRVKEADVHKTAFRSRYGHYEFLVMPFGLTNVPATFMDPEPGKEFTVYSDASHVGLGCVLMQEGRVLAYASRQLKTHEIRSKQLMDETLGARLKQVENGETLDFGINNEGVLCFRGRMCIPKDNDLRQSILREAHNSLYAMHSGGNKMFWNLRELYWWLDLSARLWNS; via the exons atggtgttaagaacggtGGAGGACAAGGAGGTGGTGGTGATTGGTCAATGCCGGAATTATCTGCCGAACGTGATTTCGGTGTTAAGGGCTGAAAAGTTGATGCGAAAGGGATGCGAAGCCTATTTGGCTTATATTAGCGATACGGAGGTTAAGAGCCCTATGGTTGAGGAGTTGAGAACAGTTAAGGAATTTTCTGATGTCTTTCCTAAGGAGCTGCCAAGGTTGCCGCCCagtagagaagtggaatttggaatAGAGTTGTTACCTGGTACGGCTTCGGTATCCATCGCCCCTTATCGGATGGAACCAAAGGAGTTGGTGAAACTTAAGGCACAGATTCAGGAATTGTTGGATCAAGGATTCATCCGACCAAGTGTgtttccatggggagcaccagtgttattcgtgaagaagaaggatggggcATTGctaatgtgcatcgactaccagcAGTTAAAAAAGTTAactattaaaaacaagtaccctctGCTGAGTGTCGATGATCTTTGTGATCAGTTTAGGGGAGCTTCTGTTTTCTTGAAGATTGACTTGTGTTTGGGGTATcaccaattgagggttaaggaggcggATGTTCATAAAACAGCTTTCAGATctcgttatgggcactacgagttcttggtgatgccattcggactAACGAACGTACCTGCCACTTTTATGGATC ccgAGCCTGGGAAAGAGTTtacggtttatagtgatgcgtcgcatgtgggcttGGGCTGCGTGCTGATGCAGGAAGGAAGGGTGCTTGCGTATGCTTCACGgcaacttaagactcatgag ATAAGGAGTAAGCAGTTGATGGATGAGACCTTAGGTGCTCGTCTTAAACAAGTAGAGAATGGGGAGACATTGGACTTTGGGATAAACAATGAAGGAGTGTTGTGTTTCCgtgggagaatgtgtataccTAAAGACAATGATCTAAGACAGTCTATTCTACGGGAAGCACATAACAGCCTCTATGCTATGCATTCTGGCGGGAACAAAATGTTTTGGAATTTGCGGGAGCTTTATTGGTGGCTGGACTTAAGCGCGAGGTTATGGAATTCGTAA